The sequence CAGCATCCTTCTTCCTTGTACTGAAGCTaataaaagaggagagagagagaaagatctgAATTAATGGATTCTTGGAAAGGTACAAAATGGCAATAAACAAATGGTATAAAGCTAAGAAAAGATTGTGGAGGTCTTTTTATGTTGACAGGCTCACTTCCACCTCACTAAACTGGGTtgctgcagtaatagtttcagtgAGGAAGGAGGGCAAAAGGTTCCTCATGGCCTTTACCTATGAATGCTTAGCCTTCCATTCTCTGGGTTGTCCTTGTTCACATCATGAAATGAGCTCATCTAGCTTTACTCTTATCCTCTCTACCTCAAACTCAAACTCCAACTGTTCTTTCTGCAGGAACAATCATATCCACTCATGTTTGACTATAAGAGTGTTTGACTATAACTTTCACTGTCCTTCTATTCAACAAAAAGAGTGTTTGACTATAACTTTCACTGtagttctcctttcaattttaatACAACAGTCTGAACTCATCTTCAAATTTGCAGTTTACTTTCTCACAAGCTTCTGTTTCTCCAGAGAACATGACATTAACATTTTAGAGCAACATCATATCTAATTGAGCAGTGCTTCTTAGAGAATTTACACAGCTTCTCTCTCAACATTTTTTACTAAGACTGAGGGCAAAGATTTCAGACAGCTTTTGGTGTTCATGGGGGCAAAAAAGGACACCAGCTTCTTTGCCTCAATCAAACACCTTGTGGGCACCCAAGCCCTTCGTGGGTTCTCTGAATCTGATACCAATATCTGGAGCTCCTGAGAGCATCATTGTACAGGCAAAGGGGAACAGCTCTGGCACCTGAGATGAATTGGttttctagagagagagagagagaaggtagaAATTACTCGGTAAAATAAGCTTCAAGAAGTACCGGCTTGGAAAAGGAAGCCCCAAAGCAGCCAGCGGACCACACCATTGCAGTCGCCCCACGTTACCCACCTACCAACcttttcatcgactccatttcgTTACATCCCAGTGGGCCCAACTCTTATTAGCCGGTGGGTTCTGGCAGTAGGTGGGACCCGATCCTGAGGTGAGACACGTGTGGGTTTATTTGCGAGTGAGGTTAAGAAATTTCTGCTGCCTAAGCCCTACATCAAAACCCACCATCTTCCTCTGCCTTCTTCCCCTGTTCTCACAGCCCTCTctgtctctatctctctctctctctctctctctctctgcggtcTCTCCGCCTCTCTCTATCCTTCACAGCGAGCCATAAAAATCCTGTTCTTTTTGGTTTCTGCACTCGTCGCATCGGCTTCTCTccgctcctctcctctcctctttcctctgagAACTGCCTTCGTTGCCTTCGAAAATGCCTTCTTTGCGTTCAAAACTAGCTCCTTTTCCTATCTTTTCTCTTCTACCTTGCTCTTTCTCCTCCGCCTTCTGccggttcttcttcttctacctcgCTgtgttcttcttctccttttcttgctCAGAGGCCGCCTCGGCCGACGTTGTCCTCCTCCTCGACAAGATAAAGCCCGCCCTCCAAGGATCCGCAGCCAACGCCGAGCTGTCCTCTTGGAACGCCTCCCTCCCGCTCTGTCTCTGGCGTGGCCTGGGATGGTCTGTGGGTGCCAGCTCCGCAGTGCTCCGGTGCGAAAACGATTCGGCCCTTCGCTCCAACCTTTCCCTCTCCTCGGACCCCTCTCTCCGCCTCCTTTCCATCCGACTTCCAGCCGCCGCCCTCGCTGGCTCCGTCCCGCCGGAGCTCGGCCAGTTTTCCTACCTCGAGGTCGTATACCTCGGTGTCAACTCCCTTACCGGCACCATCCCCCTTGAGCTTGGGAACGCCCCTGCACTCGCCGACCTTGACCTTTCCAGCAACACCTTGGACGGAACCCTCCCGCCCTCCATCTGGAACCTCTGTGACCGCCTCATGTCGCTCCGCCTTCACGGCAACAACCTCTCTGGTGCGGTTCCTGACCCCGCGGAGCCCAGCTCGAGCTGCGACAAGCTTAAAACCCTGGACTTGGGCAACAACCGTCTTCAAGGATCCTTTCCCAACTTCATCACCAGGTTCGGTGGGCTGGAGGAGCTCGACCTCAGCAGCAATCTCTTCTCCGGCTCGATTCCAGACTCGCTTGCGGGTCTCAGAAGCCTGCAAAAGTTGAATCTTTCTCACAACAACTTCACTGGGCCATTGCCCGCGTCGTTCCAGGAGTCCAGTTTCACGGCGGAGGCGTTCCAGGGGAACAACCCGAGTTTATGCGGCCCACCACTGGGGAAATGCGGGTCAAGTTCCGGGCTGAGCGCCGGCGCCATCGCAGGCATAGTTATCGGgctgctggctggggcggtggtcCTGGCGTCGGTGTCCATCGGCTGGGTGCAGGGGAGGAAGAGGCGGAACAGGGAAAGGAAGGCGGACGAGGTGGAGGACATGGTGTTCGAGGAGGACGGGAACAACGGTGCGGAGGGGAAGCTGGTGGTGTTCCAGGGCGGCGAGCACCTGACGCTCGAAGAGGTGCTGAACGCCACCGGGCAGGTGATGGAGAAGATGAGCTATGGGACGGTGTACAAGGCGAAGCTGGCCGACGGTGGGAACATTTCCCTCCGGCTGCTGAGGGAAGGCAGCTGCAAGGATCAAGTTGAGTGCTTGCCGGTCATCCGCCAGCTCGGCCGAGTTCGGCACGAGAACCTGTCGGCGCTGAGGGCG comes from Musa acuminata AAA Group cultivar baxijiao chromosome BXJ3-3, Cavendish_Baxijiao_AAA, whole genome shotgun sequence and encodes:
- the LOC135634391 gene encoding putative kinase-like protein TMKL1 — encoded protein: MPSLRSKLAPFPIFSLLPCSFSSAFCRFFFFYLAVFFFSFSCSEAASADVVLLLDKIKPALQGSAANAELSSWNASLPLCLWRGLGWSVGASSAVLRCENDSALRSNLSLSSDPSLRLLSIRLPAAALAGSVPPELGQFSYLEVVYLGVNSLTGTIPLELGNAPALADLDLSSNTLDGTLPPSIWNLCDRLMSLRLHGNNLSGAVPDPAEPSSSCDKLKTLDLGNNRLQGSFPNFITRFGGLEELDLSSNLFSGSIPDSLAGLRSLQKLNLSHNNFTGPLPASFQESSFTAEAFQGNNPSLCGPPLGKCGSSSGLSAGAIAGIVIGLLAGAVVLASVSIGWVQGRKRRNRERKADEVEDMVFEEDGNNGAEGKLVVFQGGEHLTLEEVLNATGQVMEKMSYGTVYKAKLADGGNISLRLLREGSCKDQVECLPVIRQLGRVRHENLSALRAFYQGKRGEKLLIYDFHVNKSLHELLHDNRAGKPQLNWARRHKIALGVARGLAYLHTALETPITHGNVRSKNVLVDDHFVPRLAEFGLDKLMVPAVADEMVSAAKSDGYKAPELQKMKKCNPRTDVYAFGILLLEILMGKKPAKGSGRDGDGADLPSLVKVAVLEEATMEVFDVEVVKGIRSPMEEGLVQALKLAMGCCAPVASVRPDMNEVVKQLEENRPRNRSALYTPTDRSEIGTPF